A section of the Acanthochromis polyacanthus isolate Apoly-LR-REF ecotype Palm Island chromosome 13, KAUST_Apoly_ChrSc, whole genome shotgun sequence genome encodes:
- the sfrp2l gene encoding secreted frizzled-related protein 2-like isoform X2: MSASLLTFVLLFTLSRASDTVPPAQLGPPSLGFSSSVRSVCKPIPSTLSLCHGIGYRRMWIPNLLGHDSLREAQQQSAAWLPLISKLCHRDTKKFLCSLFAPVCLPELSGPLSPCRSLCEAVRDGCVPVMSAFGFPWPQMFNCSRFPRGTELCIPATGEQEGRTTEEVRHEEALKAPEGTCPYGEATMKDTHPDDNFIEFYFEIGLKYTDIQAVRCAKSLPCRPAILIMLSALDDEVQLPGALVCSLLVPSCSSSTLSSSLQTKSRKGNQEAAVDPLQYLERSEERFFEQIGRHQDVTSAMLQNIQKMNENLGCTDGTHGVGAGATVPELNCIVDYWLF, translated from the exons atgtcTGCTTCTCTGCTCACTTTTGTCCTGCTCTTCACACTTTCTCGGGCCTCGGACACGGTGCCTCCTGCCCAGCTCGGGCCGCCGTCGCTCGGCTTCAGCTCGTCGGTGCGCTCGGTGTGCAAACCCATCCCCAGCACCCTGTCTCTGTGCCACGGCATCGGTTACAGGCGGATGTGGATCCCCAATTTGCTCGGCCACGACTCCCTGAGAGAGGCCCAGCAGCAGTCGGCGGCCTGGCTGCCCCTCATCTCCAAGCTGTGCCACCGGGATACCAAGAAGTTCCTGTGCTCGCTGTTCGCCCCGGTGTGTCTGCCGGAGCTCAGCGGGCCGCTCAGCCCCTGCAGGAGCCTGTGCGAGGCGGTGCGGGACGGCTGCGTGCCCGTGATGAGCGCCTTCGGTTTCCCCTGGCCCCAGATGTTCAACTGCAGCCGCTTCCCCCGGGGGACCGAGCTGTGCATCCCGGCCACCGGAGAGCAGGAGGGACGGACGACGGAGGAGGTCCGACACGAGGAGGCGCTGAAAG ccccggaagggacatgtccgtatggcgaagcgacaatgaaggacactcacccggacgacaattttattgagttttattttgaaatcggcctgaaatacacagacattcaagcagtgcgatgcgctaagagtctgccatgcagaccagcgatcctgataatg ttgtcggccttggatgatgaggtccagttaccaggagcactagtctgcagcttactggttccgtcctgcagctcctccacgctgtcctcctctctacagaccaaatcaa gaaaagggaaccaggaagctgctgtggatcctctgcagtatctggagaggtcagaggaacggttcttcgaacagatcggaagacaccaagacgtgacctctgccatgctccagaacatccagaagatgaatgaaaaccttggttgcactgatgggacgcatggtgtcggtgctggagcaactgtcccagaattaaactgcattgttgactattggcttttctag
- the lamtor1 gene encoding ragulator complex protein LAMTOR1, protein MGCCYSSENETPSQDPDEIKPLIPHPNPVSKPPNGTDWTTPSVPSARTDEQALLTSILTKTAQNIIDVSAADSVMMEQHEYMDKARQYSTKLAVLSSSLPQKKPLALPSLTSQPHQVLASDLVPYSDVQQVSKIAAYAYSAISQIKVDAKEDLVVQFAIP, encoded by the exons ATGGGTTGCTGTTACAGCAGCGAGAACGAGACCCCGAGTCAG GACCCTGACGAGATTAAGCCGCTGATCCCTCACCCAAATCCTGTCAGCAAACCCCCAAATGGGACTGATTGGACCACTCCCAGTGTCCCCTCAGCTCGGACAGATGAACAAGCCCTCCTTACATCCATCCTGACGAAGACAGCACA GAACATCATTGATGTGTCAGCGGCAGACTCAGTCATGATGGAGCAGCATGAATACATGGACAAAGCTCGGCAATACAG taCCAAGCTGGCTGTATTGAGCAGCAGCTTGCCCCAGAAGAAACCCCTCGCTCTCCCGTCCCTCACCAGTCAGCCCCACCAAGTGCTTGCAAGTGACTTGGTGCCATACTCAGATGTTCAGCAG GTGTCCAAGATAGCAGCTTACGCTTACAGTGCAATCTCTCAGATCAAAGTGGATGCTAAAGAAGACCTGGTGGTCCAGTTTGCCATTCCCTGA